A single region of the Cucumis melo cultivar AY chromosome 3, USDA_Cmelo_AY_1.0, whole genome shotgun sequence genome encodes:
- the LOC103504086 gene encoding zinc finger CCCH domain-containing protein 1 — protein sequence MTDTGDTQPSEQVCSFFRKPTKNKNIRKRTVDEDEEEDSKAETSFLLNQKKAPKTESKLYFSSGPSKNSLSNESNVEPNKPIFQFESSKEIQVHHDSRATATLETETDFSRDARAIRERVLKQAEEALKGKGKSSGGEKLYKGVNAYVDYKAGFRREHTISSEKAGGAHGPLRASAHIRASARFDYQPDICKDYKETGYCGYGDACKFMHDRGDYKSGWQLEKEWEEVEKARKRKLAMKSDDGDEDSSEQSDEDEEGALPFACFICREPFVDPVVTKCGHYFCEHCALKHHAKNKKCFVCNQPTLGIFNTAHEIRKKMAQSK from the exons ATGACAGATACAGGTGATACCCAGCCGTCTGAACAAG TCTGTAGCTTCTTCAGAAAACccaccaaaaacaaaaacatcagGAAGCGGACGGTTGATGAAGACGAAGAGGAGGACTCTAAAGCTGAGACTTCGTTTCTGCTAAACCAGAAGAAAGCCCCCAAGACTGAAAGCAAGCTTTATTTTTCTTCTGGACCTTCTAAAAATTCATTGTCTAATGAATCCAATGTGGAACCTAATAAACCAATTTTCCAATTTGAGTCTTCAAAGGAAATTCAAGTTCACCATGATAGCAGAGCAACTGCAACTCTAGAAACAGAGACTGATTTCTCAAGAGATGCACGAGCCATCCGTGAGAGAGTTTTGAAGCAAGCTGAGGAGGCTTTGAAGGGGAAAGGCAAGAGCTCTGGTGGTGAGAAGTTGTATAAAGGGGTCAATGCTTATGTTGATTACAAGGCTGGCTTCAGAAGGGAACATACAATTTCTAGTGAAAAAGCTGGTGGAGCACATGGGCCGCTTAGAGCTTCTGCTCACATAAGAGCATCAGCGAGATTTGATTATCAGCCTGATATTTGCAAGGATTACAAGGAGACTGGTTACTGTGGTTATGGAGATGCGTGCAAGTTTATGCATGACCGAGGGGATTACAAGTCTGGGTGGCAGTTGGAGAAGGAATGGGAGGAAGTAGAGAAAGCAAGAAAGAGAAAATTAGCTATGAAATCTGATGATGGGGATGAGGATTCTTCGGAACAAagtgatgaagatgaagaaggtgCATTGCCCTTTGCTTGTTTTATTTGTCGCGAGCCTTTTGTGGATCCTGTTGTGACAAAGTGCGGGCATTACTTCTGTGAGCATTGTGCACTAAAG CACCATGCAAAGAATAAGAAATGCTTCGTTTGCAACCAGCCGACGCTTGGAATCTTTAACACAGCACATGAGATACGCAAAAAGATGGCACAGAGTAAATAA